GGGCGGCATGCTTTATAAGATGAGTCCCAATTTCCCATTCTGGCTTGGCTCGGGTTTGGTTTTACTTGCGGTGCTGGTCGTTTATCTCTTCATCGAAGAGCCGAAGGAATACGAAGCGGCGGAACAGCAACCCGGTATGTTCGCCAGCCTGAAGGAAGTCATCAGCGACCCGGACAAAAGCGGTTTGCGCATCTTATCCGCCATCTTCTTCTGGTTCCTCGGTTTTTCAGCAGTCGAGACCTTCTTCACCCTCTATGCTAAAAATCATCTGGGCTTGAACGAAGGCGATGGGGCAACCCTGCTTTCCGTCCTGCCATTGTTCTTTGTGTTGTCGGCCATTCCGTCCGGATTCGTCGCGGGGAAGATCGGGCGGCGCACCACCATTGCAACCGGTTTGATCATCCTCGTCATCATGCTTGTCCTACTCTTCATCACGCCTGCCGAAGCCTTGCTGACGGGCATCGCGCCCCTGCCTCTTGTCGGCATTCCGCTCGTGGAAGGCGGCGCGCGCATGCTCACGCTCGCCGGCGTTCTGCTCATCCTCGGCGGGATCGGCTGGGCGTTCATCAATATCAACTCCCTGCCCATGATCGTGGATTTGACCAGCGCCGCCCGCATCGGCACCTTCACAGGTCTTTACTATCTCTTCTCCACCCTTTCCGCCATTGTCGGCCCGAATGTCAACGGCTGGGCGGTTCAACTCACCGGAGGAAATTACAACATCATCATGTTGATCGCCCCGTTCTTCATGCTCATCGCGCTGGGATTGATGATGGGGGTGAAGCGGGGGGAAGCAGTTGTAAGATCAGAGAATTAGAGGATAGAGATTCGTTTTACGTGTTACGGATTACGCATTACATTTTTCTGGCAATGACGGGTCTGGCGCTCACAGCCTGCCTGTCCTCGTCAGATTGTTTTCGCGAAGATGTTTTCTGCGCGGCGTTGGTGACGGATACGCTTGGGATGGAAGATCACGGGATCAATCAGGATGCCTGGGCGGGAATGCTCGAAGCGCAGGAGAACGGGCTGGCAGACAAGGTGGATTACATCGAGTCAGTCGATTCCCGAGATTACGAGAAGAACATCGTCTATTTTGCTTCGCGCGGATACGATGCGATCTTTACGGCGGGCATCGGTTTGCGAAACGCCACGTTCGAGGTTGCAACACAGTATTTTGCAGCTCAAACGCAAGGGAGTCCAAGCCCGATCTTCATTGGCTTCAATCAATCCTATGAAGAGAGCCGCCCCAACCTGGTCTCCATTATTTTTCCCGAAGACCAGATGGGATTCGCCGCCGGGGTCGTGGCAACCCAATTAACCAAAACCGGGACCGTGGGAGCCATATGTGAAACCTCCGGCATCGACTCGATGTGGCGCTATTGCGAGGGCTTTCGCGCGGGCGTGGAGTTTGCGGATGGGACGGTCAAGGCAGCGGTGATCTATCGCGATGATGGAGACAGGGAAAAATTATTTCTGGATGAAGCGTGGGGATATGAAACCGGTTCGAGTTTGATCCAACGCGGCGCGGATGTGATTTTCGCGGCAGGCGGAGTCACGGGTCAGGGAGCACTACGGGCGGCTTTGGAGTTCGACGTGTTTGCGATCGGAGCGGAGCGGAATCAGGCGGCGGCTTTGGGAGGAACCGGACCAGGTTTGGTGACATCTTTTTATGGGGATGCCCGGTTCGAGGTCCAGGAAGCGATCCGTCGGGCAAAAAACGGTGAATTTAGCGGTGAACGTGTCGGCAAAATCCATTTTTCGGTCCCGCATCCAGGCGTCGACCCTTCTTCAATCACAGGCTTGGAGGCTTTGATCTCTTTGTTGTCAAAGGGTGGAATTGTCCCAAATGTTACAAAGGAAAAACCCTAATTCGTTCAGGCTTGCACAATGTATGGAGTGGATTTATACTTAACATTGTCGTAAGGCTTTGTGAACAAAAGCCTTTCCAAAATATCTTCTAAAGAGGAGAAGAAATACCATGAAGAAATTCCATTTCGTTATGGCTGTGTTGATCGTTGCTTCCATGGTCCTTACCGCCTGTGGCGGCGGGGCGGGCGGCGGCGGTCTCAAGGTCGGCATGGTGACCGACTTGGGCGGTATTGATGACAAGTCCTTCAATGCCACCGCGTATGCCGGTGTCCAACAGGCGATCGACGAGCTAGGTATCGAGGGCAAGTATCTCGAATCCACCCAGCAGGCTGATTATGCCAAGAACATTCAGCAGTACCTCGATGAGGACACCGATCTTATCGTGACCGTCGGCTTCCTCCTCGGCGTGGATACTGCCACCGCCGCGAAAGCCAATCCCGAAACCAAGTTCGCCATCGTGGACTATGCTTATCCCGACTGCTTCGGCGATGCGGTGGAAGGACAATCCTGCGGTTCCGCCACTGAATTGTCCAACGTGCTTGGTCTGACCTTCCAGATCGACCAGGCCGGTTTCCTGGCTGGCTACGCCGCAGCTGCCAGCACCAAGACCGGCAAAGTCGCCACTTGGGGCGGTATC
This portion of the Anaerolineales bacterium genome encodes:
- a CDS encoding MFS transporter, giving the protein MSSRLNYGKTFLLGFGFFGVSVIWGVYNAFVPIFLADKFDLSPVLIGFFMTLDNIAALFIQPPVGAWSDKLRTPLGRRIPFILIGAPISAVAFGLIPIAAILPLFVACTSTLLLSAALWRTPVVALMPDITPSEFRSQANGIINFMGGVGTIVALQTGGMLYKMSPNFPFWLGSGLVLLAVLVVYLFIEEPKEYEAAEQQPGMFASLKEVISDPDKSGLRILSAIFFWFLGFSAVETFFTLYAKNHLGLNEGDGATLLSVLPLFFVLSAIPSGFVAGKIGRRTTIATGLIILVIMLVLLFITPAEALLTGIAPLPLVGIPLVEGGARMLTLAGVLLILGGIGWAFININSLPMIVDLTSAARIGTFTGLYYLFSTLSAIVGPNVNGWAVQLTGGNYNIIMLIAPFFMLIALGLMMGVKRGEAVVRSEN
- a CDS encoding BMP family ABC transporter substrate-binding protein, which translates into the protein MLRITHYIFLAMTGLALTACLSSSDCFREDVFCAALVTDTLGMEDHGINQDAWAGMLEAQENGLADKVDYIESVDSRDYEKNIVYFASRGYDAIFTAGIGLRNATFEVATQYFAAQTQGSPSPIFIGFNQSYEESRPNLVSIIFPEDQMGFAAGVVATQLTKTGTVGAICETSGIDSMWRYCEGFRAGVEFADGTVKAAVIYRDDGDREKLFLDEAWGYETGSSLIQRGADVIFAAGGVTGQGALRAALEFDVFAIGAERNQAAALGGTGPGLVTSFYGDARFEVQEAIRRAKNGEFSGERVGKIHFSVPHPGVDPSSITGLEALISLLSKGGIVPNVTKEKP
- a CDS encoding BMP family ABC transporter substrate-binding protein, translated to MKKFHFVMAVLIVASMVLTACGGGAGGGGLKVGMVTDLGGIDDKSFNATAYAGVQQAIDELGIEGKYLESTQQADYAKNIQQYLDEDTDLIVTVGFLLGVDTATAAKANPETKFAIVDYAYPDCFGDAVEGQSCGSATELSNVLGLTFQIDQAGFLAGYAAAASTKTGKVATWGGINIPPVVSFMIGYENGVNYYNEQKGANVEVLGWSNDAADGSFIGNFESLDDGRSVTESLVQEGADIVMPVAGPAGLGGAAYCAESGSCMVIGVDTDWTVSASEYSDVILTSVLKNMNVAVFDTIKAVQDGTFAGGVYVGTLANNGVGLADVKGASDELKAELDAIRQGISDGSIASQ